Proteins co-encoded in one Plectropomus leopardus isolate mb chromosome 14, YSFRI_Pleo_2.0, whole genome shotgun sequence genomic window:
- the ky gene encoding uncharacterized protein ky, protein MSAKVAIQKFSFPFSCAARLSQQDEVTQKGCVQVKALELNDLQEKRITSDSSSVAVVGALVHHETKGSPKPPPEGAAQVLVCAEASQSSVLSRQSVFEKLAAESEDQRPAAKRQLSSESAARTITVVKKSAVRKEAEEHRHLKAKTHLGQRVAPGSVAAGKRRQRKDLFASSEVFHRVDTHVIRAGVELKEKCVYDVKTIVQSITQGARNELERLRAIWVWLCHNIEYDVSGYLGRSEKLSSPEEVIAAGRGVCCGYSSLCTEMCREVGIECQEVPGHSKGIGYLQGQSLKNVKSDHLWNSVLLGGQWFLLDACWGAGRVDMEHENFVKRFDDFYFLTDPEEFIETHFPDEEKWQLLDTPIPLEEFERRVFKTSAFFNMGLRLIQPHHCHIVTDDGEANVSLSFSRPTTFTYEITQHQDFLHCGAPEQKESSNSSFGLLTVSHRSMKLQLLPPTSGTYDVKVFARPETATTPLIWVCSFTVECPNPRAMEVIPENPFLSWGLQPVAGSLGVASSSQGSKAAEVEEGIFELSLKTSRPLMALCELVHPELEAAVAKRCLVTQIQPDVLTCHVLCPLRGFYRLSVFVRDYEKTEVKFQNAGNFLLHCKGKVIGTDELFPPNLGSACGPGTRTSEAGLSKFSHTSALVSTQQGKCNITFHNQRDLELHTMLSKEENKAAAIPLSRHIFCTYTDSKVTVSASLPDAGVYRLGLYAKITPGGDFNPMCDFVLRNSCDQPGPPFPCVYSAWRKGCVLFEPRVGLLEPLSWVRFRVRVPGAQRVSVMGETRTDLKLNKSRVWEGEVFSGNGLKVLKLAAATSGESTDMAVLMTFDIKQLEREV, encoded by the exons ATGTCAGCTAAAGTTGCCATCCAGAAGTTCTCCTTCCCCTTCTCCTGTGCTGCGCGCCTTTCCCAGCAAGATGAGGTGACACAGAAGGGATGCGTCCAGGTTAAGGCCCTGGAGCTCAACGACCTCCAGGAGAAACGAATCACAAGCGACTCGAGCTCTGTTGCTGTGGTAGGAGCTCTGGTACATCATGAGACCAAGGGGAGTCCGAAGCCTCCCCCCGAGGGAGCCGCACAGGTCCTGGTCTGTGCAGAAGCTTCCCAGAGTTCTGTGCTCTCCAGGCAGAGCGTGTTCGAGAAACTAGCGGCTGAAAGTGAAGATCAGCGTCCTGCGGCGAAGAGGCAGCTGTCGTCCGAGAGCGCGGCCCGGACCATCACTGTGGTGAAGAAGAGCGCGGTAAGGAAGGAGGCGGAGGAACACAGGCACCTGAAAGCGAAAACACACCTGGGACAGAGGGTGGCACCTGGCTCTGTGGCGGCGGGGAAGAGGAGGCAACGAAAGGACCTGTTTGCCAGCTCAGAGGTCTTCCACAGGGTTGATACTCATGTCATCAGGGCCGGAGTGGAG CTGAAGGAAAAATGTGTGTACGATGTGAAGACGATAGTGCAGAGCATCACACAAGGAGCCAGAAATGAGCTGGAGAGGCTTCGTGCCATCTGGGTCTGGCTGTGCCACAACATCG AGTACGATGTGAGTGGTTACCTTGGCCGCTCGGAGAAGCTGAGCTCCCCGGAGGAGGTGATTGCAGCCGGTCGGGGTGTGTGCTGCGGCTACTCCAGCCTGTGTACAGAGATGTGcag AGAGGTGGGCATCGAGTGCCAAGAGGTTCCGGGCCACAGTAAGGGCATCGGGTATCTTCAGGGCCAGAGCCTCAAGAATGTGAAATCTGATCACCTGTGGAACTCTGTGCTCCTGGGAGGACAGTGGTTCCTGTTGGACGCCTGTTGGGGGGCAGGACGAGTGGATATGGAACATGAAAACTTCGTCAAAAG GTTCGATGATTTCTATTTTCTAACGGACCCAGAGGAGTTTATTGAGACGCACTTCCCCGATGAGGAGAAATGGCAGCTCCTGGACACGCCCATCCCCCTGGAGGAGTTTGAGAGGAGGGTCTTCAAGACCTCGGCCTTCTTCAACATGGGGCTCAGACTGATTCAGCCTCATCACTGCCACATCGTCACAG ATGATGGCGAGGCAAATGTGTCCCTCAGCTTCTCCAGGCCAACAACTTTTACCTATGAGATCACGCAGCACCAGGACTTTCTCCATTGTGGAGCTCCAGAGCAGAAAGAGTCCAGCAACTCGTCCTTTGGCCTTCTAACGGTTTCCCATCGAAGCATGAAGCTGCAGCTCCTGCCGCCTACAAGCGGCACGTATGACGTGAAGGTGTTTGCCAGACCTGAAACAGCCACCACACCTCTGATTTGGGTCTGCTCCTTCACAGTTGAGTGTCCAAACCCCAGGGCCATGGAGGTGATCCCAGAGAACCCCTTCTTGTCTTGGGGTCTGCAGCCTGTTGCAGGATCTCTGGGCGTTGCAAGCAGCAGCCAGGGCAGTAAGGCTGCTGAGGTGGAAGAAGGTATCTTTGAGTTGTCTTTGAAGACATCCAGGCCTCTGATGGCACTGTGTGAACTGGTCCACCCAGAGCTAGAAGCTGCTGTAGCCAAGCGCTGCCTGGTTACTCAGATTCAACCGGATGTCCTGACCTGCCACGTCCTGTGCCCCTTGCGTGGCTTTTACCGGCTGTCGGTGTTTGTACGGGACTACGAGAAAACAGAAGTCAAATTCCAGAATGCTGGAAACTTCCTGTTGCATTGCAAAGGCAAAGTGATCGGTACGGATGAGCTGTTCCCCCCGAACCTTGGCTCGGCGTGCGGGCCGGGGACACGCACATCAGAAGCAGGGCTGTCCAAATTCAGCCACACGTCAGCGCTGGTGAGCACCCAGCAAGGCAAGTGTAACATAACCTTCCACAACCAGCGGGACCTTGAGCTTCACACCATGCTGAGCAAAGAAGAGAACAAAGCAGCAGCCATCCCGCTGTCACGGCACATCTTCTGCACGTACACAGACAGCAAGGTGACAGTGAGTGCCAGCCTACCTGACGCCGGGGTGTATCGGCTGGGCCTGTATGCTAAGATCACCCCTGGTGGAGATTTTAACCCCATGTGTGACTTTGTTCTGAGGAACAGCTGTGATCAGCCGGGGCCTCCATTCCCCTGCGTCTACTCAGCCTGGAGGAAAGGCTGTGTGCTCTTTGAGCCTCGTGTGGGCCTGCTGGAGCCCCTCTCATGGGTCCGCTTCAGGGTGAGGGTCCCTGGGGCCCAGAGAGTGAGCGTGATGGGAGAGACAAGAACTGACTTGAAACTGAATAAGAGCAGAGTCTGGGAGGGAGAAGTTTTCAGCGGAAATGGTCTCAAAGTTCTGAAACTTGCCGCTGCAACCTCGGGAGAGTCCACTGACATGGCTGTTTTGATGACCTTTGACATCAAGCAGCTGGAGAGAGAAGTGTGA